One genomic window of Parus major isolate Abel chromosome 11, Parus_major1.1, whole genome shotgun sequence includes the following:
- the LOC107209857 gene encoding hepatocyte nuclear factor 4-beta-like isoform X2 — MKLCQSIMDMDMPDYVDSLDSSYTMLEFDNLRVLPNNTEAIAAESANTNLLPNGVNSLCSICGDRATGKHYGASSCDGCKGFFRRSVRKNHVYSCRFNRQCVIDKDKRNQCRYCRLKKCFRAGMKKEAVQNERDRISIRRSSYEDNGSLSINILTQAEAMAQQYLPLSPVHSTDIAMKKIATINDVCESMKQQLLVLVEWAKYIPAFCELPLDDQVALLRAHAGEHLLLGVAKRSIPYTDFLLLGNDFIIPMHCPELEIARVATRILDELVKPLRDIQIDDNEYACLKAIIFFDPDCKGLSEPGKVKNMRFQVQVNLEDYINDRQYDSRGRFSDILLLLPPLQSITWQMIEQVQFVKLFGVARIDSLLQEMLLGGTAADLQYQSAPPSLNLEPLPGHVLQSNMTSVIHAAPDQAKHSTPLPAPGAAAPTLPRP, encoded by the exons ATGAAGCTTTGTCAGTCCATCATGGACATGGATATGCCAGATTATGTCGACTCCTTGGACTCCTCTTATACCATGCTGGAATTCGACAACCTTCGCGTGCTCCCCAATAACACCG AGGCCATCGCGGCCGAGTCAGCAAACACCAACCTGCTCCCCAACGGCGTCAACTCCCTGTGCTCCATCTGCGGGGACCGGGCCACCGGCAAGCACTACGGGGCCTCCAGCTGTGACGGCTGCAAAGGCTTCTTCAGGAGGAGCGTCCGCAAGAACCACGTCTACTCCTGCAG GTTCAACCGACAGTGTGTGATAGACAAAGACAAGAGGAACCAGTGCAGGTACTGCAGGCTGAAGAAGTGCTTCAGAGCTGGCATGAAGAAAGAAG CCGTGCAGAACGAGCGTGACAGGATCAGCATCCGCAGGAGCAGCTATGAGGACAATGGCTCTCTCTCCATCAACATCCTCACTCAGGCTGaggccatggcacagcag TATTTACCCCTGAGCCCCGTGCACAGCACAGACATTGCCATGAAGAAGATTGCCACCATCAACGACGTGTGTGAATCCatgaaacagcagctcctggtgctggtgGAATGGGCAAAATACATCCCAGCCTTTTGTGAGCTCCCCCTGGACGACCAG GTTGCCTTGCTCAGAGCCCACGCAGGGGAACATCTGCTCCTCGGGGTAGCCAAGAGGTCCATACCATACACTGATTTCCTGCTATTAG GGAATGATTTCATCATCCCAATgcactgcccagagctggaAATCGCTCGTGTGGCCACCAGGATCTTGGATGAGTTGGTGAAGCCCTTGCGGGACATCCAGATCGATGACAACGAGTACGCCTGCCTTAAAGCCATCATCTTCTTTGACCCAG aCTGCAAAGGCCTGAGTGAGCCCGGCAAGGTGAAGAACATGCGCTTCCAGGTGCAGGTGAACCTGGAGGATTACATCAACGACCGCCAGTACGACTCGCGGGGCCGCTTCAGCgacatcctgctgctgctgccgccccTGCAGAGCATCACCTGGCAGATGATCGAGCAGGTGCAGTTTGTGAAGCTCTTTGGTGTGGCCAGGATCGACAGcttgctgcaggagatgctgctgggag GAACCGCTGCTGATCTCCAGTACCAGTCAGCACCTCCCAGCCTCAACCTGGAACCGCTGCCAGGGCACGTCCTGCAAAGCAACATGACCTCTGTGATCCACGCTGCTCCAGACC AGGCCAAGCACAGCACGCCCCTGCCTGCACCTGGAGCCGCCGCTCCCACCCTTCCCCGCCCGTGA
- the LOC107209857 gene encoding hepatocyte nuclear factor 4-beta-like isoform X1, protein MKLCQSIMDMDMPDYVDSLDSSYTMLEFDNLRVLPNNTEAIAAESANTNLLPNGVNSLCSICGDRATGKHYGASSCDGCKGFFRRSVRKNHVYSCRFNRQCVIDKDKRNQCRYCRLKKCFRAGMKKEAVQNERDRISIRRSSYEDNGSLSINILTQAEAMAQQYLPLSPVHSTDIAMKKIATINDVCESMKQQLLVLVEWAKYIPAFCELPLDDQVALLRAHAGEHLLLGVAKRSIPYTDFLLLGNDFIIPMHCPELEIARVATRILDELVKPLRDIQIDDNEYACLKAIIFFDPDCKGLSEPGKVKNMRFQVQVNLEDYINDRQYDSRGRFSDILLLLPPLQSITWQMIEQVQFVKLFGVARIDSLLQEMLLGGTAADLQYQSAPPSLNLEPLPGHVLQSNMTSVIHAAPDPSPETSLPSPSASTGSEDYKLGSSAGPSTVVQLLPQTVIPKQEIL, encoded by the exons ATGAAGCTTTGTCAGTCCATCATGGACATGGATATGCCAGATTATGTCGACTCCTTGGACTCCTCTTATACCATGCTGGAATTCGACAACCTTCGCGTGCTCCCCAATAACACCG AGGCCATCGCGGCCGAGTCAGCAAACACCAACCTGCTCCCCAACGGCGTCAACTCCCTGTGCTCCATCTGCGGGGACCGGGCCACCGGCAAGCACTACGGGGCCTCCAGCTGTGACGGCTGCAAAGGCTTCTTCAGGAGGAGCGTCCGCAAGAACCACGTCTACTCCTGCAG GTTCAACCGACAGTGTGTGATAGACAAAGACAAGAGGAACCAGTGCAGGTACTGCAGGCTGAAGAAGTGCTTCAGAGCTGGCATGAAGAAAGAAG CCGTGCAGAACGAGCGTGACAGGATCAGCATCCGCAGGAGCAGCTATGAGGACAATGGCTCTCTCTCCATCAACATCCTCACTCAGGCTGaggccatggcacagcag TATTTACCCCTGAGCCCCGTGCACAGCACAGACATTGCCATGAAGAAGATTGCCACCATCAACGACGTGTGTGAATCCatgaaacagcagctcctggtgctggtgGAATGGGCAAAATACATCCCAGCCTTTTGTGAGCTCCCCCTGGACGACCAG GTTGCCTTGCTCAGAGCCCACGCAGGGGAACATCTGCTCCTCGGGGTAGCCAAGAGGTCCATACCATACACTGATTTCCTGCTATTAG GGAATGATTTCATCATCCCAATgcactgcccagagctggaAATCGCTCGTGTGGCCACCAGGATCTTGGATGAGTTGGTGAAGCCCTTGCGGGACATCCAGATCGATGACAACGAGTACGCCTGCCTTAAAGCCATCATCTTCTTTGACCCAG aCTGCAAAGGCCTGAGTGAGCCCGGCAAGGTGAAGAACATGCGCTTCCAGGTGCAGGTGAACCTGGAGGATTACATCAACGACCGCCAGTACGACTCGCGGGGCCGCTTCAGCgacatcctgctgctgctgccgccccTGCAGAGCATCACCTGGCAGATGATCGAGCAGGTGCAGTTTGTGAAGCTCTTTGGTGTGGCCAGGATCGACAGcttgctgcaggagatgctgctgggag GAACCGCTGCTGATCTCCAGTACCAGTCAGCACCTCCCAGCCTCAACCTGGAACCGCTGCCAGGGCACGTCCTGCAAAGCAACATGACCTCTGTGATCCACGCTGCTCCAGACC CATCTCCTGAGACATCCCTTCCATCTccttctgccagcacaggcagtgaaGACTATAAGCTAGGCTCTAGCGCAGGGCCCAGCACTGTagtgcagctcctgcctcagaCAGTGATCCCCAAGCAGGAGATTTTAtag